The following are encoded in a window of Nitrospirota bacterium genomic DNA:
- the metH gene encoding methionine synthase, producing the protein MSAKLEALLQQRILVLDGAMGTMIQQRKLDEAAFRGERFKDWKQDQKGHNDLLNLTQPAIIEEIHRQYFEAGADIVETNTFNAQAISLADYGMESLAYEIARAGGECARRAAAQVMASTPGRSCFVAGAIGPTTKTSSISTDVNNSAARGTTYDELVTVYYEQVRGLVDGGVDILLVETIFDTLNAKAAFFAIDTFFEDRHVKLPIMASVTFIQAGSNRGVTGQTIEAFWNSISHVPLLSVGINCALGPREMRPLIEELSGLAPIYVSSHPNAGLPNPLLPTGFPETPDSLAPQLKEWAQTGWLNIVGGCCGTTPGHIKMIAEAVRGIPPRVPQPVEPYTRLSGLEAVTLRPESNFVNIGERTNVTGSPAFSKLILAGEYEAALSVARQQVEGGAQIIDINMDEGMLDSQAAMEKFLRLVASEPDITRVPIMVDSSKWDILEMGLKNIQGKPVVNSISLKEGEAKFLHQAKLVHRYGAAVVVMAFDERGQADTYERKIEVCERAYRLLTEHIGFPAQDIIFDPNILTVATGIEEHNNYAVNFLEATRWIKQHLPLANVSGGVSNISFSFRGNNRVREAMHAAFLYHAIKAGLDMGIVNAGQLAVYEEIPKDLLELVEDVLLNRRPDATERLVTFAETVKQLGKVAVKDDEWRSGTVEERLSHALVKGVTDYIEQDIEEARLQYAKPLHVIEGPLMAGMNIVGDLFGAGKMFLPQVVKSARVMKKAVAYLMPFMEEEKLKSGASSSNGKILLATVKGDVHDIGKNIVGVVLGCNNYEVIDLGVMVPCEKILAAAREHGVAIIGLSGLITPSLDEMAHVARELKREGFDLPLLIGGATTSKAHTAVKIAPGYHHSVVHVLDASRAVGVVGSLVNAELRGEFAKTVRADYDSIRQIHHDKGAKTLWTLAKARANRFESNWAEVDIPKPVFTGIKTLPQQPLDQLIPYIDWSPFFHTWELRGRYPSIFDDPVVGPKAKELHDDALALLRKIVEQRLFTANGVYGFFPANSVEDDIEIYRDEQRTTVLTTIHTLRQQSEKPQGQPSFALADFIVPKKSGRADYVGGFAVTTGIGVDLLCQEFERDHDDYNSIMAKALADRLAEAFAEYLHKQARDAWGYGTEETLSAEDLIREKYRGIRPAPGYPACPDHTEKRLLFDLLSAEQQTGITLTESFAMWPAASVSGFYFAHPDARYFAVGKIGKDQVLDYQVRKGMPLSALERWLGPNLNYEPTGG; encoded by the coding sequence ATGAGTGCAAAGTTAGAAGCCCTGCTGCAGCAACGTATTCTCGTCCTCGACGGGGCGATGGGGACCATGATCCAACAGCGGAAACTGGACGAGGCGGCGTTTCGGGGCGAGCGATTCAAAGACTGGAAGCAGGATCAAAAGGGACACAACGATCTGCTGAACCTCACGCAGCCGGCCATCATCGAGGAGATTCATCGCCAGTACTTCGAGGCCGGCGCCGATATCGTGGAAACGAATACGTTCAATGCCCAAGCCATTTCTCTGGCCGACTACGGCATGGAGTCCTTGGCCTACGAGATTGCGCGGGCTGGAGGGGAATGTGCGAGGCGTGCGGCGGCACAGGTCATGGCGTCGACGCCTGGTCGGTCCTGCTTTGTGGCCGGGGCCATCGGTCCCACGACGAAAACCTCGTCGATTTCAACCGATGTCAATAATTCAGCGGCACGCGGCACGACCTACGACGAACTGGTGACGGTGTACTACGAGCAGGTTCGCGGCTTAGTGGACGGCGGCGTCGACATTTTATTGGTCGAAACCATTTTCGATACGCTCAATGCGAAAGCCGCGTTCTTTGCCATCGATACGTTTTTTGAGGATCGCCATGTGAAGCTTCCCATCATGGCGTCGGTGACGTTTATTCAAGCCGGCAGCAACCGCGGGGTCACGGGCCAAACCATTGAAGCCTTTTGGAATTCGATCTCTCATGTGCCGTTGCTCAGCGTCGGCATCAACTGCGCATTAGGGCCCAGGGAAATGCGTCCCTTAATTGAGGAGCTCTCAGGCCTGGCCCCCATCTATGTGAGCAGCCATCCGAATGCCGGACTGCCGAATCCGTTGCTGCCGACGGGATTTCCTGAGACGCCAGACAGTCTGGCGCCCCAATTGAAAGAATGGGCGCAGACCGGCTGGCTGAATATCGTGGGCGGCTGTTGTGGGACGACACCGGGGCACATCAAGATGATTGCCGAGGCCGTCCGGGGTATTCCTCCGCGCGTCCCGCAGCCCGTCGAGCCCTATACCAGGCTCAGCGGGTTGGAAGCGGTCACCCTGCGGCCTGAATCGAACTTCGTGAATATCGGTGAACGAACCAACGTCACGGGGTCACCGGCTTTTTCTAAACTGATTCTGGCTGGCGAGTATGAAGCGGCGCTCTCGGTGGCGCGGCAACAGGTCGAGGGGGGCGCTCAGATTATCGACATCAATATGGATGAAGGCATGCTCGATTCCCAGGCTGCCATGGAAAAATTTCTACGGTTGGTCGCCTCGGAACCGGATATCACTCGCGTTCCCATCATGGTGGATAGTTCGAAGTGGGACATTCTGGAGATGGGCCTGAAGAATATCCAGGGTAAGCCGGTCGTCAACAGCATCAGCCTCAAGGAAGGCGAAGCCAAGTTTCTCCATCAGGCGAAGTTGGTCCATCGCTATGGGGCGGCAGTGGTGGTCATGGCGTTCGATGAGCGTGGCCAGGCCGATACCTACGAGCGCAAGATCGAAGTCTGTGAGCGGGCCTATCGCCTCCTCACGGAGCATATTGGATTTCCCGCCCAGGACATCATCTTCGATCCGAATATCCTGACGGTGGCGACCGGTATCGAGGAGCACAACAATTACGCGGTGAACTTCCTCGAAGCGACGCGCTGGATCAAGCAACATCTTCCGCTCGCGAACGTCAGCGGCGGCGTCAGCAATATATCCTTCTCGTTCCGCGGCAACAATCGCGTGCGCGAGGCAATGCATGCGGCATTCCTTTATCACGCCATCAAGGCTGGTCTGGACATGGGGATCGTGAACGCCGGACAGTTGGCGGTGTACGAGGAGATTCCCAAGGATTTGTTGGAACTGGTGGAAGACGTGCTGTTGAACCGTAGGCCGGATGCGACGGAGCGGTTGGTGACCTTTGCCGAGACCGTTAAACAATTGGGTAAGGTGGCAGTCAAAGACGATGAGTGGCGTTCAGGCACAGTCGAGGAGCGACTCTCCCATGCGTTGGTGAAAGGTGTGACCGACTATATCGAGCAGGATATCGAAGAGGCTCGTCTGCAGTATGCGAAGCCGCTGCATGTGATCGAGGGACCTCTGATGGCCGGAATGAACATCGTCGGGGACCTCTTCGGGGCCGGCAAGATGTTTTTGCCGCAAGTGGTCAAGAGCGCGCGTGTCATGAAAAAGGCCGTGGCCTACCTGATGCCCTTCATGGAGGAGGAGAAGCTCAAGTCGGGAGCCTCAAGTTCGAATGGAAAAATTTTACTCGCCACGGTGAAGGGCGACGTGCACGACATCGGGAAGAACATTGTCGGAGTAGTCCTGGGCTGTAATAACTACGAGGTGATCGATCTTGGGGTGATGGTGCCCTGCGAGAAAATCCTAGCTGCCGCACGCGAGCATGGGGTTGCGATCATCGGGTTGAGTGGATTGATCACCCCGTCACTCGACGAAATGGCCCATGTGGCCCGCGAGTTAAAGCGCGAGGGTTTTGATCTGCCGCTGCTGATCGGCGGTGCGACCACGAGCAAGGCCCATACGGCCGTCAAGATAGCCCCTGGCTATCACCATTCTGTGGTGCATGTGCTGGATGCCTCCAGAGCAGTGGGTGTCGTCGGGAGTCTGGTCAATGCCGAATTGCGGGGCGAGTTTGCCAAGACGGTTCGCGCAGATTACGATTCGATCCGTCAGATCCATCACGACAAGGGGGCGAAAACCCTCTGGACGTTGGCCAAGGCGCGAGCCAATCGGTTCGAATCCAATTGGGCCGAGGTCGATATCCCAAAGCCGGTCTTCACGGGGATCAAGACCTTGCCGCAGCAACCGTTGGATCAACTCATTCCCTACATCGATTGGTCGCCTTTTTTTCACACGTGGGAATTGCGTGGACGTTACCCGTCTATTTTTGACGATCCAGTCGTAGGGCCAAAGGCGAAAGAATTGCATGACGACGCGTTAGCCTTGCTCCGGAAGATTGTGGAGCAACGGCTCTTCACCGCCAACGGGGTCTACGGCTTTTTCCCTGCCAACAGTGTGGAAGACGATATTGAGATCTACCGCGATGAACAGCGGACGACGGTCTTGACGACCATTCATACCCTGCGTCAGCAGTCGGAGAAGCCACAGGGGCAACCGAGTTTCGCGCTGGCGGATTTTATCGTGCCGAAAAAGTCAGGCCGGGCGGATTACGTTGGAGGCTTTGCCGTGACGACGGGAATCGGGGTCGATCTCTTGTGTCAGGAGTTCGAACGAGACCACGACGACTATAATTCCATCATGGCCAAAGCTCTGGCCGATCGCCTCGCCGAAGCCTTTGCCGAATATCTCCATAAGCAGGCGCGTGATGCGTGGGGGTACGGCACAGAAGAGACGTTGTCGGCTGAGGATTTGATCCGTGAGAAATATCGAGGTATTCGACCGGCACCAGGCTATCCTGCCTGTCCCGATCATACAGAGAAGCGGTTACTCTTCGACCTCCTCTCTGCAGAACAGCAGACAGGCATTACCTTGACGGAAAGTTTCGCCATGTGGCCGGCGGCCTCGGTCAGTGGATTCTACTTTGCGCATCCAGACGCCAGATATTTTGCGGTGGGGAAGATTGGGAAGGATCAGGTGCTCGACTATCAGGTGCGAAAGGGCATGCCGCTTTCAGCACTCGAACGATGGTTGGGGCCGAACCTGAACTATGAACCCACTGGTGGATAG
- a CDS encoding response regulator — protein MTLLLDRPSQQTLLELKRILIVDDEEPIRRLLGYMLQTHGYETVLASDARDARAKMEEQPFALLLCDVNMPGESGMDLVRNILSQYPSTAVIMVTGLDSSVLANAALDIGAFGYIVKPFESNEVLIDVANALRRRRLEVENRLQRENLEDIVRTRTMALQQALEWLERSEKELRLSREETIQRLAIAAEYRDGATAQHIHRMSHYCELLARKYGLSAERCELIRTASPMHDIGKIGTPDHVLLKPGKFTPEEFDVISQHAEIGYRILDGSDAEILKVAALIAWTHHERWDGNGYPRKLKGEAIPIEGRIAAIADAFDALTTQRVYKPAFTLDHAVELMSKHRGEHFDPELLDIFFASMEDIKRIHDRYADPASPGIVPES, from the coding sequence ATGACGCTACTTCTTGACCGACCAAGCCAGCAAACCCTTCTTGAACTTAAACGCATCCTGATCGTCGATGACGAAGAGCCCATTCGTCGGCTGTTGGGATATATGCTGCAGACACATGGCTACGAAACGGTGCTGGCGTCCGATGCGCGCGACGCACGTGCGAAAATGGAAGAACAACCTTTTGCCTTGCTGTTGTGCGATGTAAATATGCCCGGCGAGTCGGGCATGGATCTGGTCCGTAATATCCTGAGCCAGTATCCCTCGACCGCCGTCATCATGGTGACCGGCCTCGATAGCTCCGTGCTGGCAAATGCTGCGTTAGACATCGGCGCCTTCGGGTACATCGTCAAGCCGTTTGAGTCCAATGAAGTCTTGATCGATGTCGCAAATGCCCTCCGTCGCCGCCGCCTGGAGGTGGAAAACCGTCTTCAACGAGAGAACCTCGAAGACATCGTGCGAACCAGGACGATGGCGCTGCAGCAAGCGCTCGAATGGCTCGAACGCAGCGAAAAAGAATTGCGCCTCTCGCGAGAAGAAACGATTCAACGGCTGGCCATCGCCGCAGAATACCGGGACGGCGCCACGGCCCAGCATATTCATCGCATGAGCCACTATTGCGAATTGCTCGCCAGAAAATATGGGCTCTCAGCGGAACGCTGTGAGTTGATCCGCACCGCCAGTCCGATGCATGACATCGGAAAAATCGGAACGCCGGACCATGTGCTCCTGAAGCCTGGGAAGTTCACGCCGGAAGAGTTCGACGTCATCTCGCAACATGCAGAAATCGGCTATCGCATCCTCGACGGATCGGATGCGGAAATCCTCAAAGTGGCAGCCTTAATTGCCTGGACTCACCATGAACGCTGGGATGGGAATGGCTATCCACGAAAGCTCAAAGGCGAAGCGATTCCCATCGAAGGACGGATCGCGGCCATTGCCGATGCGTTCGATGCACTCACCACACAACGGGTCTACAAGCCAGCCTTCACCCTTGATCACGCCGTCGAACTCATGAGCAAACATCGCGGTGAACATTTCGACCCCGAACTGCTCGATATCTTCTTTGCCTCGATGGAAGACATCAAGCGCATTCACGACCGGTATGCCGACCCTGCATCGCCCGGAATCGTTCCCGAATCATAA
- the rph gene encoding ribonuclease PH gives MSSAAGLLRVDGRRKDQLRPVKVTRNFIKHAEGSVLIEMGDTKVICTASIEEKVPPFLKGKGQGWVTAEYSMLPRSTHDRSPREAVKGKQSGRTLEIQRLVGRALRAVTDMGQMGERSIWLDCDVIQADGGTRTASITGAFIALADAFSSLKKKGLIKKRPLTDYLAAISVGKVGGEILLDLAYTEDSMADVDMNVVMTGQGRYVEVQGTAERTPFAKSEMDEFMAVGWSGIQTLTALQKDLIGELE, from the coding sequence ATGAGCAGTGCAGCAGGATTATTACGTGTCGATGGGCGGCGAAAAGATCAATTGCGTCCGGTAAAGGTCACGCGAAATTTCATTAAGCATGCCGAAGGATCGGTGTTAATTGAAATGGGCGATACCAAAGTCATTTGTACGGCTTCGATTGAAGAGAAGGTGCCTCCCTTTCTGAAGGGGAAAGGGCAAGGATGGGTGACGGCAGAGTATTCGATGCTCCCTCGTTCGACCCACGACCGATCTCCGCGTGAAGCGGTCAAAGGCAAACAAAGCGGTAGAACGTTAGAAATTCAACGTCTTGTCGGGCGAGCCCTCCGAGCCGTGACCGATATGGGGCAGATGGGAGAGCGGTCGATCTGGCTCGATTGCGACGTGATTCAAGCCGACGGCGGGACCAGAACCGCCTCCATTACAGGAGCCTTCATTGCGTTAGCCGATGCCTTCTCCTCGCTCAAGAAGAAGGGGCTAATCAAGAAACGTCCATTGACGGATTATCTGGCCGCGATCAGCGTCGGGAAGGTGGGCGGGGAAATCCTGCTCGATCTCGCCTATACCGAAGATTCGATGGCCGATGTCGATATGAACGTCGTCATGACGGGGCAGGGGCGCTATGTCGAAGTGCAAGGCACTGCAGAACGGACCCCCTTTGCCAAGTCTGAAATGGATGAGTTCATGGCGGTCGGATGGAGCGGGATTCAGACCCTCACCGCGCTACAGAAGGATCTGATCGGGGAATTGGAATAG
- a CDS encoding XTP/dITP diphosphatase, whose protein sequence is MIRELVLATRNRHKVMELVALLRDLGITTRSLDEFPDAPDVVEDGTTCEANAIKKARAIAEFTGLPAVADDTGLEVDALGGRPGVYAARYAGEDATYEDNCRKLLRELTGVPRERRTARFLTVAALALPSGEVQVAQGILDGTITEEASGALGFGYDPVFFVSELGKTLAQISADQKNTISHRAKAFTHMRDILKALNAECAVLSPCKDS, encoded by the coding sequence ATGATCCGTGAATTGGTGCTCGCCACTCGCAACCGGCATAAAGTCATGGAACTCGTCGCCCTCTTGCGCGATCTGGGTATCACGACACGCAGCCTCGATGAGTTTCCCGATGCACCGGACGTGGTCGAAGACGGGACCACGTGTGAGGCCAATGCGATCAAGAAAGCGCGTGCGATCGCCGAGTTCACAGGGTTGCCGGCGGTCGCCGACGATACGGGGCTCGAAGTGGACGCACTCGGCGGGCGACCCGGCGTCTATGCCGCCCGGTATGCCGGCGAAGACGCCACCTACGAAGACAATTGCCGGAAGTTGCTGCGAGAATTGACGGGCGTGCCTCGTGAACGACGAACCGCCCGCTTTCTCACCGTTGCCGCCCTCGCCCTTCCATCTGGCGAAGTACAAGTGGCACAAGGCATCTTGGACGGCACGATCACAGAAGAGGCCAGTGGCGCGTTAGGGTTCGGATACGATCCCGTGTTTTTCGTCTCGGAACTCGGGAAGACCTTGGCACAGATCTCCGCAGATCAAAAAAACACCATCAGTCATCGCGCCAAAGCCTTCACGCACATGCGCGACATTCTGAAAGCGCTGAATGCTGAATGCGCAGTGCTAAGCCCGTGCAAGGATTCGTGA